A genomic stretch from Anoplopoma fimbria isolate UVic2021 breed Golden Eagle Sablefish chromosome 8, Afim_UVic_2022, whole genome shotgun sequence includes:
- the selenop2 gene encoding selenoprotein Pb, with amino-acid sequence MSGLSLRWMYAVALPGLLWASHVSLIVEGDNDASRICKLAPNWMIKGQAPMQELLGNVVVVALLKASUQFCLTQASKIGGLREKLNRSNLTDVSFMIVNEREAHSRAMYWELKRRAPPGVPVYQQEPLQDDVWEALDGDKDDFLVYDRCGLLTFHIVLPYSYLHNVYVEAAIRATYLKNICNCSANATLSSGKNSLMNNVTTDLNVNQTTTTTIPTIKTDMNNPEGGETAPMANHHHSHHHHQHHHHHPHHSHHHDHQ; translated from the exons ATGAGCGGTCTCTCGTTGCGGTGGATGTACGCGGTGGCCCTGCCGGGTCTCCTTTGGGCCTCGCATGTCAGCCTGATAGTGGAGGGGGACAACGACGCCTCCAGGATCTGCAAGCTTGCCCCCAACTGGATGATAAAGGGACAGGCGCCCATGCAAGAGCTGCTGGGAAACGTGGTCGTGGTGGCGCTGTTGAAGGCCAGCTGACAGTTCTGTCTCACTCAGGCCTCCAA AATCGGAGGCCTGCGTGAAAAGCTGAACCGCAGCAACCTGACAGATGTGTCTTTTATGATAGTGAATGAGCGCGAGGCTCACTCCAGAGCCATGTACTGGGAGCTGAAGAGAAGAGCGCCCCCTGGTGTCCCCGTCTACCAGCAGGAGCCCCTTCAAGATGACGTGTGGGAGGCCCTGGATGGTGACAAAGATGACTTCCTGGTCTATGATAG gTGTGGTCTGCTCACCTTCCACATCGTACTGCCTTACAGTTACCTGCATAACGTCTACGTAGAGGCCGCAATCAGAGCCACTTATCTTAAAAACATCTGCAATTGCTCT GCTAATGCTACTTTATCAAGTGGCAAGAACAGCCTCATGAATAACGTGACAACGGATTTAAATGTCAACCAGACCACAACAACTACAATACCCACAATTAAAACGGACATGAATAATCCAGAGGGGGGAGAAACAGCTCCTATGGCGAATCATCACCacagccatcatcatcatcagcatcatcatcatcaccctcaTCATTCTCATCACCACGATCACCAATAA